The sequence below is a genomic window from Salicibibacter cibarius.
ATTTCATTCTGTTTGGCAGTTTCTTGCTGTTGCAGGATTTCTTCTTCGTTTTCGATTTCTTCCAGGTCATCAAGCAACTGACGCTGCTCTTCATCAAGCCCGTCCATCACAACTTCTTTGTCCTCTATTTGCTCGTCCAAGTTCGCTTGCAAAGTTTCCAATTCTGCAAGATTAGATTCCAAGGTTGCCAGATTTTCTTCAACTGCTTCTTTGTTTTCTTCAAGTTGTTCATGATCGGCAATATGTTCGTCAAGTATTGCCTGATCTTGCCCTGCAATCGTTGAGAGGGTGCGGATTCGATCCAGAAAGTCCCCAAAACTTTGCGCCCCCAATAAAACTTCTATGTATTCAACTGTTCCGTTGCCATTTTGATAGAGGGTCACAGCTCGTTCCTTCAACACTTCATCCCGTTTCTCGATACGTTCTTCAATCTCAGTGATATCGTTCTGTAACCGCCCGTTTTCGTCTTCGACTTCAGCCATTTCCGCTTCTTTGTCTCCGATTTCTTCAACAGTGGCGGACATTTCTTCATCCATTTCACGAATCTCTTCTTCGATTTCTGCCAACTCTTCCTCTACGCCCTCTAAATCCTCTTCCGCCTCTTCGCCATCATTTTCCGCCTCTTGTTGGGATTCACGTATGTCATCCAATTCGTTTTCCAACTCACTGACGGATTCAGCTTGTCCAATATAGCTTGTTTGCAACCAACCGGATAATCCAACCAGAAAAGCGGTGCCGAGCATTAATGTTTTTTTTCCTTTCATTTACCAATCACCCCCATCGCTATACTTTCAAAAATTTACGTACAGACATTTGACTTCCCAACATACCAACGACAACGCTAATGCCAAACAATACCAGCGCCACTTGCCAAACCATCGGAAAGGGCTCAACCATCGTAATAAAAGGCAACTGAGCATCAAAAAAATCATGGAGATAAACATAACCGGCCATAAGTGTTACAACCGGGACAAAAGCTCCGATCACACCGATGAGCAACCCTTCGATAAAAAAGGGAATACGCACGAATCTGTTCGTCGCTCCTACAAGTTTCATAATTTCAATCTCGTCTTTGCGCGAGATAATTGTAAGTTTAATCGTGTTTGATATCAGGAATATAGAAGTAAACAACAAACCGATAATCAAAGCCGCACCGATTACACGCACATAATTTGTGATCGTAAACAATTGCGTAAGAATCGATTCTCCATACTCAACCGTTTCCACTTCAACATATTCATCGACGGCGGTTGCGACAGCTTCCGTTAGTTCCGGTTCGGTCGTCTCGATAACGAGCGCATCATTCAAGGGATTCTCATCTCGGATGCTTTCATAGACAGCGCCTTCGGATCCGAGACTGTCGATAAATTGATCCAACCCTTCATCCCTGTCAAGGTACGAAACGTCTTCTACCGCGTTAGCGCTTGCAATGTCTTCCATCACTTCCGCCTGTGCATCCGCTTCAGTATCCATTTCCAGAAAAGCACGGATTTCAACTTCGTTTTCGACATCGGATGCCAGGCTGTTCATATTTAAAATCAGCAAGGAAAACGCGCCGACGACAAGCAGCATAATCGTCACGGCACTAATGGAGGCAAAGCTCATCCACCCGTTTCTGCTAATATTTTTAAACCCTTCTCTTACGTGCCGCACAAAGGCGCTACGCTTCATAGCTGTACGCACCCCGCATTTCATCCCGCACAACGTTGCCATTATCAATGGCAATCACTCGTTTTTTTAAATTGTTGACGATGTGGCTGTTATGCGTAGCCATCACAACAGTTGTGCCTCGATAGTTAATATCTTCTAAAGTGCCCATAATGCTCCATGCTGTTTCCGGATCCAGATTGCCGGTCGGCTCATCTGCAATCAAGATCGCCGGCTTGTTTGCCATCGCCCGTGCAATGGCCACTCGCTGTTGTTCACCACCGGATAGCTCACGCGGTCTATAGCGGGCTTTATCTTTTAATTTAACAAGCTCCAATACCTCCATTACACGCGGTTTAATACGATCCTTGGGCTCTCCGATAACCTCAAGAGCAAAAGCAATATTTTCAAATACGGACAAGTTGGGGAAAAGTTTAAAATCTTGAAAAACAACCCCAATCTTGCGCCGCAAATATGG
It includes:
- a CDS encoding murein hydrolase activator EnvC family protein, translated to MKGKKTLMLGTAFLVGLSGWLQTSYIGQAESVSELENELDDIRESQQEAENDGEEAEEDLEGVEEELAEIEEEIREMDEEMSATVEEIGDKEAEMAEVEDENGRLQNDITEIEERIEKRDEVLKERAVTLYQNGNGTVEYIEVLLGAQSFGDFLDRIRTLSTIAGQDQAILDEHIADHEQLEENKEAVEENLATLESNLAELETLQANLDEQIEDKEVVMDGLDEEQRQLLDDLEEIENEEEILQQQETAKQNEIEREEEREREREREREREEQEAEESDDSGNNEENESNESNESEGSNVNSDGSSSSPSTASVSDSGSDGGGGGTLARPASGPLTSEYGPRWGRMHNGIDIGGSGVPVNSAESGTVSYVGYMGGYGNTVMVTHQINGQTITTLYAHLASSDVSEGDSVSRSEQIGIMGNTGNTTGPHLHFEVHEGGWAGSGVNTVDPMDYL
- the ftsX gene encoding permease-like cell division protein FtsX, with amino-acid sequence MKRSAFVRHVREGFKNISRNGWMSFASISAVTIMLLVVGAFSLLILNMNSLASDVENEVEIRAFLEMDTEADAQAEVMEDIASANAVEDVSYLDRDEGLDQFIDSLGSEGAVYESIRDENPLNDALVIETTEPELTEAVATAVDEYVEVETVEYGESILTQLFTITNYVRVIGAALIIGLLFTSIFLISNTIKLTIISRKDEIEIMKLVGATNRFVRIPFFIEGLLIGVIGAFVPVVTLMAGYVYLHDFFDAQLPFITMVEPFPMVWQVALVLFGISVVVGMLGSQMSVRKFLKV